One Prunus dulcis chromosome 7, ALMONDv2, whole genome shotgun sequence DNA segment encodes these proteins:
- the LOC117633688 gene encoding probable alpha-mannosidase At5g66150 isoform X3, with the protein MRKVETLASGFQFVLVFVAVCLCKEAVGSGYVRYKTGGGVVEGKLNVHLVAHSHDDVGWLKTVDQYYVGSNNSIQGACVENTLDSVIESLVRDPNRKFVFAEMAFFQRWWSTQRAGIQEIVRKLVDAGQLEFVNGGWCMHDEATVHYIDMIDQTTLGHRAIKQQFNKTPRAGWQIDPFGHSAVQAYLLGAELGFDSVHFARIDYQDRAKRKGDKSLEVIWRGSRTFGSSSQIFANAFPVHYSPPPGFHFEVNDDFIPVQDNPLLFDYNVEKRVSDFINASITQANVTRTNHIMWTMGDDFQYQYAESWFKQMDKLIHYVNKDGRVNALYSTPSIYTDAKNAANQSWPLKTDDYFPYADTADAYWTGFFTSRPGLKGYVRSLSGYYLAARELEFLIGKRANGSNTYILGDALGIAQHHDAVTGTAKQHTTNDYAKRLSIGAFEVNDATLSVRDSSGNILEVQYVNLDNVTADLRNFYTKAYLGQSSKQVPKYWLIFQASVPPLGWNTYFISRGATKRRWKNGNRFLSVMDSPQNETIEVGPGDLKMSFSFASGQLKRMYNSKTGVDVPIQQSYLWYGSSKGDINSQQHSGAYIFRPNGSPATIVSRSVPLKVFRGPLVDEIHQQFNSWIYQVTRLYKDKEHAEVEYTIGPIPTEDGVGKEVITRMTANMETNKVFYTDSNGRDFIKRVRDFRPDWPLSVNQPVAGNYYPLNLGIYTLDKKSEFSVLVDRATGGSSIEDGEVELMLHRRTLYDDSRGVGEALDERVCAGETCEGLTVRGNYYMCVNQVGDGAPWRRTTGQEVYSPLLLAFTHEKLEDWTASHLTKASTMDLNYSLPLNVALITLQELDDGSVLLRLAHLYEAAEDPQYSTLAKVELKKMFTGKMIKEVKEVSLSANQEKSEMKKMTWKVEGDKGDKPTPIRGGAVSSSTLVVELGPMEIRTFLLKF; encoded by the exons ATGAGAAAGGTGGAAACTTTAGCCTCGGGTTTTCAGTTTGTGCTTGTTTTTGTTGCTGTTTGTTTGTGCAAGGAGGCCGTTGGTAGCGGTTATGTGAGGTACAAGACAGGGGGTGGTGTGGTGGAAGGCAAGTTGAATGTTCATTTGGTTGCGCATTCGCACGACGACGTTGGATGGTTGAAGACTGTTGATCAGTACTATGTTGGATCAAACAATAGCATTCAG GGTGCTTGTGTCGAGAATACTTTGGACTCTGTTATCGAATCGTTGGTTCGTGATCCAAATAGGAAATTTGTGTTTGCTGAGATG GCATTCTTTCAAAGATGGTGGTCAACACAAAGAGCGGGAATTCAAGAAATAGTGCGAAAACTAGTAGATGCTGGGCAGCTAGAGTTTGT AAATGGTGGTTGGTGTATGCATGATGAAGCAACAGTCCATTACATAGACATGATTGACCAAACAACTCTAGGTCACCGTGCAATAAAGCAGCAGTTCAACAAGACGCCTCGTGCCGGATGGCAAATTGATCCATTCGGACACTCTGCTGTGCAAGCTTACTTACTTGGAGCTGAG CTTGGGTTTGATTCTGTACATTTTGCAAGGATTGATTATCAGGACAGAGCAAAGCGCAAGGGGGATAAGTCTCTTGAAGTTATATGGCGTGGATCCAGAACTTTTGGTTCATCATCGCAG ATTTTTGCCAATGCGTTTCCGGTTCACTATAGTCCACCACCAGGTTTCCATTTTGAAGTAAACGATGACTTCATCCCTGTCCAG GATAACCCTCTTCTTTTTGACTACAATGTTGAAAAGCGTGTTAGTGATTTTATCAATGCTTCAATTACCCAA GCAAATGTGACGAGGACAAATCACATTATGTGGACAATGGGTGATGATTTCCAGTACCAATATGCTGAGTCTTGGTTCAAACAAATGGACAAATTAATTCACTATGTTAATAAG GACGGTCGAGTTAATGCCTTGTATTCTACACCATCTATCTATACTGATGCTAAAAATGCAGCAAACCAGTCGTGGCCACTGAAAACTGATGATTATTTTCC GTATGCAGATACGGCAGATGCTTATTGGACTGGATTTTTTACTAGTCGCCCAGGTTTGAAGGGATATGTCCGGTCACTGAGTGGATATTATTTG GCGGCACGAGAACTGGAATTTCTGATTGGAAAGAGAGCAAATGGTTCCAATACCTATATCCTTGGAGATGCTTTAGGAATTGCACAGCACCATGATGCTGTCACCGGCACTGCTAAACAACATACAACCAATGACTATGCAAAGCGCCTGTCCATTGGCGCCTTTGAG GTTAACGATGCCACTCTTTCTGTTCGAGATTCCTCTGGAAATATTCTTGAGGTACAATATGTAAATTTGGATAATGTTACAGCAGATCTAAGAAACTTCTATACAAAAGCCTACTTGGGACAGTCATCAAAACAAGTTCCTAAGTACTGGCTAATCTTTCAAGCCTCTGTGCCACCACTTGGTTGGAACACCTACTTCATTTCAAGGGGAGCTACCAAACGTAGAT ggaaaaatggaaatagaTTTCTCTCTGTGATGGACAGTCCACAAAACGAGACCATTGAAGTTGGACCCGGAGATCTGAAgatgtccttttcttttgcttccgGACAACTCAAACGGATGTATAATTCTAAAACAGGA GTTGATGTACCAATACAGCAGAGCTACCTCTGGTATGGTTCAAGCAAAGGTGATATCAATTCTCAG CAACATTCTGGTGCATACATATTCCGGCCTAATGGCTCCCCTGCGACTATTGTATCAAGATCG GTACCCCTGAAGGTTTTTCGTGGACCACTAGTTGATGAGATTCACCAGCAGTTCAATTCATGGATCTATCAG GTCACTAGACTTTACAAAGACAAAGAGCATGCCGAAGTCGAATATACT atTGGTCCAATTCCCACAGAAGATGGTGTTGGAAAAGAGGTCATCACTAGAATGACAGCAAACATGGAAACAAACAAGGTGTTCTACACCGATTCCAACGGAAGGGATTTCATTAAACGG GTACGAGATTTTAGGCCAGACTGGCCCCTTTCGGTTAATCAACCTGTAGCAGGAAACTATTATCCA CTAAATCTTGGAATCTATACTCTCGATAAGAAATCAGAGTTCTCAGTCCTGGTTGATCGTGCCACTGGAGGATCCAGCATTGAAGATGGTGAAGTAGAGCTGATGCTTCATAG GCGTACACTCTATGATGATTCCAGAGGGGTGGGTGAAGCGCTTGATGAAAGAGTGTGCGCCGGAGAAACTTGTGAAGGACTAACG GTTCGAGGAAACTATTATATGTGCGTAAACCAGGTAGGGGATGGTGCCCCCTGGCGCAGGACAACTGGCCAGGAAGTTTACTCACCACTTCTTCTAGCTTTCACTCATGAG AAATTGGAGGATTGGACTGCATCTCATTTGACAAAAGCATCTACCATGGATCTGAATTACAGCTTGCCTCTCAATGTTGCTTTGATTACTCTTCAG GAGTTGGATGACGGAAGTGTGCTCCTTCGTCTAGCACATCTATATGAG GCAGCTGAAGATCCTCAATATTCAACATTGGCCAAAGTTGAACTGAAGAAGATGTTTACCGGAAAAATG ATTAAGGAAGTGAAGGAAGTGAGCTTGTCAGCAAACCAAGAGAAGTcagagatgaagaagatgacatGGAAAGTTGAGGGTGACAAAGGCGACAAACCTACACCAATTAGAGGGGGCGCCGTCAGTAGTTCAACTCTTGTTGTTGAGCTTGGACCCATGGAGATACGCACTTTCTTGTTGAAATTTTAG
- the LOC117633688 gene encoding alpha-mannosidase isoform X2: MRKVETLASGFQFVLVFVAVCLCKEAVGSGYVRYKTGGGVVEGKLNVHLVAHSHDDVGWLKTVDQYYVGSNNSIQGACVENTLDSVIESLVRDPNRKFVFAEMAFFQRWWSTQRAGIQEIVRKLVDAGQLEFVNGGWCMHDEATVHYIDMIDQTTLGHRAIKQQFNKTPRAGWQIDPFGHSAVQAYLLGAELGFDSVHFARIDYQDRAKRKGDKSLEVIWRGSRTFGSSSQIFANAFPVHYSPPPGFHFEVNDDFIPVQDNPLLFDYNVEKRVSDFINASITQANVTRTNHIMWTMGDDFQYQYAESWFKQMDKLIHYVNKDGRVNALYSTPSIYTDAKNAANQSWPLKTDDYFPYADTADAYWTGFFTSRPGLKGYVRSLSGYYLAARELEFLIGKRANGSNTYILGDALGIAQHHDAVTGTAKQHTTNDYAKRLSIGAFECQLLNISYCPPTEKDIPEGKSLVVVAYNPLGWNRTEIVRIPVNDATLSVRDSSGNILEVQYVNLDNVTADLRNFYTKAYLGQSSKQVPKYWLIFQASVPPLGWNTYFISRGATKRRWKNGNRFLSVMDSPQNETIEVGPGDLKMSFSFASGQLKRMYNSKTGVDVPIQQSYLWYGSSKGDINSQQHSGAYIFRPNGSPATIVSRSVPLKVFRGPLVDEIHQQFNSWIYQVTRLYKDKEHAEVEYTIGPIPTEDGVGKEVITRMTANMETNKVFYTDSNGRDFIKRVRDFRPDWPLSVNQPVAGNYYPLNLGIYTLDKKSEFSVLVDRATGGSSIEDGEVELMLHRRTLYDDSRGVGEALDERVCAGETCEGLTVRGNYYMCVNQVGDGAPWRRTTGQEVYSPLLLAFTHEKLEDWTASHLTKASTMDLNYSLPLNVALITLQELDDGSVLLRLAHLYEAAEDPQYSTLAKVELKKMFTGKMIKEVKEVSLSANQEKSEMKKMTWKVEGDKGDKPTPIRGGAVSSSTLVVELGPMEIRTFLLKF; this comes from the exons ATGAGAAAGGTGGAAACTTTAGCCTCGGGTTTTCAGTTTGTGCTTGTTTTTGTTGCTGTTTGTTTGTGCAAGGAGGCCGTTGGTAGCGGTTATGTGAGGTACAAGACAGGGGGTGGTGTGGTGGAAGGCAAGTTGAATGTTCATTTGGTTGCGCATTCGCACGACGACGTTGGATGGTTGAAGACTGTTGATCAGTACTATGTTGGATCAAACAATAGCATTCAG GGTGCTTGTGTCGAGAATACTTTGGACTCTGTTATCGAATCGTTGGTTCGTGATCCAAATAGGAAATTTGTGTTTGCTGAGATG GCATTCTTTCAAAGATGGTGGTCAACACAAAGAGCGGGAATTCAAGAAATAGTGCGAAAACTAGTAGATGCTGGGCAGCTAGAGTTTGT AAATGGTGGTTGGTGTATGCATGATGAAGCAACAGTCCATTACATAGACATGATTGACCAAACAACTCTAGGTCACCGTGCAATAAAGCAGCAGTTCAACAAGACGCCTCGTGCCGGATGGCAAATTGATCCATTCGGACACTCTGCTGTGCAAGCTTACTTACTTGGAGCTGAG CTTGGGTTTGATTCTGTACATTTTGCAAGGATTGATTATCAGGACAGAGCAAAGCGCAAGGGGGATAAGTCTCTTGAAGTTATATGGCGTGGATCCAGAACTTTTGGTTCATCATCGCAG ATTTTTGCCAATGCGTTTCCGGTTCACTATAGTCCACCACCAGGTTTCCATTTTGAAGTAAACGATGACTTCATCCCTGTCCAG GATAACCCTCTTCTTTTTGACTACAATGTTGAAAAGCGTGTTAGTGATTTTATCAATGCTTCAATTACCCAA GCAAATGTGACGAGGACAAATCACATTATGTGGACAATGGGTGATGATTTCCAGTACCAATATGCTGAGTCTTGGTTCAAACAAATGGACAAATTAATTCACTATGTTAATAAG GACGGTCGAGTTAATGCCTTGTATTCTACACCATCTATCTATACTGATGCTAAAAATGCAGCAAACCAGTCGTGGCCACTGAAAACTGATGATTATTTTCC GTATGCAGATACGGCAGATGCTTATTGGACTGGATTTTTTACTAGTCGCCCAGGTTTGAAGGGATATGTCCGGTCACTGAGTGGATATTATTTG GCGGCACGAGAACTGGAATTTCTGATTGGAAAGAGAGCAAATGGTTCCAATACCTATATCCTTGGAGATGCTTTAGGAATTGCACAGCACCATGATGCTGTCACCGGCACTGCTAAACAACATACAACCAATGACTATGCAAAGCGCCTGTCCATTGGCGCCTTTGAG TGTCAATTACTCAATATCAGTTACTGCCCTCCAACAGAAAAAGATATTCCAGAAGGGAAAAGCTTG GTTGTTGTAGCATATAATCCTCTTGGATGGAATCGGACCGAGATTGTTAGGATACCT GTTAACGATGCCACTCTTTCTGTTCGAGATTCCTCTGGAAATATTCTTGAGGTACAATATGTAAATTTGGATAATGTTACAGCAGATCTAAGAAACTTCTATACAAAAGCCTACTTGGGACAGTCATCAAAACAAGTTCCTAAGTACTGGCTAATCTTTCAAGCCTCTGTGCCACCACTTGGTTGGAACACCTACTTCATTTCAAGGGGAGCTACCAAACGTAGAT ggaaaaatggaaatagaTTTCTCTCTGTGATGGACAGTCCACAAAACGAGACCATTGAAGTTGGACCCGGAGATCTGAAgatgtccttttcttttgcttccgGACAACTCAAACGGATGTATAATTCTAAAACAGGA GTTGATGTACCAATACAGCAGAGCTACCTCTGGTATGGTTCAAGCAAAGGTGATATCAATTCTCAG CAACATTCTGGTGCATACATATTCCGGCCTAATGGCTCCCCTGCGACTATTGTATCAAGATCG GTACCCCTGAAGGTTTTTCGTGGACCACTAGTTGATGAGATTCACCAGCAGTTCAATTCATGGATCTATCAG GTCACTAGACTTTACAAAGACAAAGAGCATGCCGAAGTCGAATATACT atTGGTCCAATTCCCACAGAAGATGGTGTTGGAAAAGAGGTCATCACTAGAATGACAGCAAACATGGAAACAAACAAGGTGTTCTACACCGATTCCAACGGAAGGGATTTCATTAAACGG GTACGAGATTTTAGGCCAGACTGGCCCCTTTCGGTTAATCAACCTGTAGCAGGAAACTATTATCCA CTAAATCTTGGAATCTATACTCTCGATAAGAAATCAGAGTTCTCAGTCCTGGTTGATCGTGCCACTGGAGGATCCAGCATTGAAGATGGTGAAGTAGAGCTGATGCTTCATAG GCGTACACTCTATGATGATTCCAGAGGGGTGGGTGAAGCGCTTGATGAAAGAGTGTGCGCCGGAGAAACTTGTGAAGGACTAACG GTTCGAGGAAACTATTATATGTGCGTAAACCAGGTAGGGGATGGTGCCCCCTGGCGCAGGACAACTGGCCAGGAAGTTTACTCACCACTTCTTCTAGCTTTCACTCATGAG AAATTGGAGGATTGGACTGCATCTCATTTGACAAAAGCATCTACCATGGATCTGAATTACAGCTTGCCTCTCAATGTTGCTTTGATTACTCTTCAG GAGTTGGATGACGGAAGTGTGCTCCTTCGTCTAGCACATCTATATGAG GCAGCTGAAGATCCTCAATATTCAACATTGGCCAAAGTTGAACTGAAGAAGATGTTTACCGGAAAAATG ATTAAGGAAGTGAAGGAAGTGAGCTTGTCAGCAAACCAAGAGAAGTcagagatgaagaagatgacatGGAAAGTTGAGGGTGACAAAGGCGACAAACCTACACCAATTAGAGGGGGCGCCGTCAGTAGTTCAACTCTTGTTGTTGAGCTTGGACCCATGGAGATACGCACTTTCTTGTTGAAATTTTAG
- the LOC117633688 gene encoding alpha-mannosidase isoform X1, with protein sequence MRKVETLASGFQFVLVFVAVCLCKEAVGSGYVRYKTGGGVVEGKLNVHLVAHSHDDVGWLKTVDQYYVGSNNSIQGACVENTLDSVIESLVRDPNRKFVFAEMAFFQRWWSTQRAGIQEIVRKLVDAGQLEFVNGGWCMHDEATVHYIDMIDQTTLGHRAIKQQFNKTPRAGWQIDPFGHSAVQAYLLGAELGFDSVHFARIDYQDRAKRKGDKSLEVIWRGSRTFGSSSQIFANAFPVHYSPPPGFHFEVNDDFIPVQDNPLLFDYNVEKRVSDFINASITQANVTRTNHIMWTMGDDFQYQYAESWFKQMDKLIHYVNKDGRVNALYSTPSIYTDAKNAANQSWPLKTDDYFPYADTADAYWTGFFTSRPGLKGYVRSLSGYYLAARELEFLIGKRANGSNTYILGDALGIAQHHDAVTGTAKQHTTNDYAKRLSIGAFEAEAVVSAALSCLTKSKSGDQCKEPTSTFSQCQLLNISYCPPTEKDIPEGKSLVVVAYNPLGWNRTEIVRIPVNDATLSVRDSSGNILEVQYVNLDNVTADLRNFYTKAYLGQSSKQVPKYWLIFQASVPPLGWNTYFISRGATKRRWKNGNRFLSVMDSPQNETIEVGPGDLKMSFSFASGQLKRMYNSKTGVDVPIQQSYLWYGSSKGDINSQQHSGAYIFRPNGSPATIVSRSVPLKVFRGPLVDEIHQQFNSWIYQVTRLYKDKEHAEVEYTIGPIPTEDGVGKEVITRMTANMETNKVFYTDSNGRDFIKRVRDFRPDWPLSVNQPVAGNYYPLNLGIYTLDKKSEFSVLVDRATGGSSIEDGEVELMLHRRTLYDDSRGVGEALDERVCAGETCEGLTVRGNYYMCVNQVGDGAPWRRTTGQEVYSPLLLAFTHEKLEDWTASHLTKASTMDLNYSLPLNVALITLQELDDGSVLLRLAHLYEAAEDPQYSTLAKVELKKMFTGKMIKEVKEVSLSANQEKSEMKKMTWKVEGDKGDKPTPIRGGAVSSSTLVVELGPMEIRTFLLKF encoded by the exons ATGAGAAAGGTGGAAACTTTAGCCTCGGGTTTTCAGTTTGTGCTTGTTTTTGTTGCTGTTTGTTTGTGCAAGGAGGCCGTTGGTAGCGGTTATGTGAGGTACAAGACAGGGGGTGGTGTGGTGGAAGGCAAGTTGAATGTTCATTTGGTTGCGCATTCGCACGACGACGTTGGATGGTTGAAGACTGTTGATCAGTACTATGTTGGATCAAACAATAGCATTCAG GGTGCTTGTGTCGAGAATACTTTGGACTCTGTTATCGAATCGTTGGTTCGTGATCCAAATAGGAAATTTGTGTTTGCTGAGATG GCATTCTTTCAAAGATGGTGGTCAACACAAAGAGCGGGAATTCAAGAAATAGTGCGAAAACTAGTAGATGCTGGGCAGCTAGAGTTTGT AAATGGTGGTTGGTGTATGCATGATGAAGCAACAGTCCATTACATAGACATGATTGACCAAACAACTCTAGGTCACCGTGCAATAAAGCAGCAGTTCAACAAGACGCCTCGTGCCGGATGGCAAATTGATCCATTCGGACACTCTGCTGTGCAAGCTTACTTACTTGGAGCTGAG CTTGGGTTTGATTCTGTACATTTTGCAAGGATTGATTATCAGGACAGAGCAAAGCGCAAGGGGGATAAGTCTCTTGAAGTTATATGGCGTGGATCCAGAACTTTTGGTTCATCATCGCAG ATTTTTGCCAATGCGTTTCCGGTTCACTATAGTCCACCACCAGGTTTCCATTTTGAAGTAAACGATGACTTCATCCCTGTCCAG GATAACCCTCTTCTTTTTGACTACAATGTTGAAAAGCGTGTTAGTGATTTTATCAATGCTTCAATTACCCAA GCAAATGTGACGAGGACAAATCACATTATGTGGACAATGGGTGATGATTTCCAGTACCAATATGCTGAGTCTTGGTTCAAACAAATGGACAAATTAATTCACTATGTTAATAAG GACGGTCGAGTTAATGCCTTGTATTCTACACCATCTATCTATACTGATGCTAAAAATGCAGCAAACCAGTCGTGGCCACTGAAAACTGATGATTATTTTCC GTATGCAGATACGGCAGATGCTTATTGGACTGGATTTTTTACTAGTCGCCCAGGTTTGAAGGGATATGTCCGGTCACTGAGTGGATATTATTTG GCGGCACGAGAACTGGAATTTCTGATTGGAAAGAGAGCAAATGGTTCCAATACCTATATCCTTGGAGATGCTTTAGGAATTGCACAGCACCATGATGCTGTCACCGGCACTGCTAAACAACATACAACCAATGACTATGCAAAGCGCCTGTCCATTGGCGCCTTTGAG GCAGAAGCTGTTGTCAGTGCTGCTCTATCATGCCTAACTAAAAGTAAATCAGGAGACCAATGTAAGGAGCCAACATCGACTTTTAGCCAG TGTCAATTACTCAATATCAGTTACTGCCCTCCAACAGAAAAAGATATTCCAGAAGGGAAAAGCTTG GTTGTTGTAGCATATAATCCTCTTGGATGGAATCGGACCGAGATTGTTAGGATACCT GTTAACGATGCCACTCTTTCTGTTCGAGATTCCTCTGGAAATATTCTTGAGGTACAATATGTAAATTTGGATAATGTTACAGCAGATCTAAGAAACTTCTATACAAAAGCCTACTTGGGACAGTCATCAAAACAAGTTCCTAAGTACTGGCTAATCTTTCAAGCCTCTGTGCCACCACTTGGTTGGAACACCTACTTCATTTCAAGGGGAGCTACCAAACGTAGAT ggaaaaatggaaatagaTTTCTCTCTGTGATGGACAGTCCACAAAACGAGACCATTGAAGTTGGACCCGGAGATCTGAAgatgtccttttcttttgcttccgGACAACTCAAACGGATGTATAATTCTAAAACAGGA GTTGATGTACCAATACAGCAGAGCTACCTCTGGTATGGTTCAAGCAAAGGTGATATCAATTCTCAG CAACATTCTGGTGCATACATATTCCGGCCTAATGGCTCCCCTGCGACTATTGTATCAAGATCG GTACCCCTGAAGGTTTTTCGTGGACCACTAGTTGATGAGATTCACCAGCAGTTCAATTCATGGATCTATCAG GTCACTAGACTTTACAAAGACAAAGAGCATGCCGAAGTCGAATATACT atTGGTCCAATTCCCACAGAAGATGGTGTTGGAAAAGAGGTCATCACTAGAATGACAGCAAACATGGAAACAAACAAGGTGTTCTACACCGATTCCAACGGAAGGGATTTCATTAAACGG GTACGAGATTTTAGGCCAGACTGGCCCCTTTCGGTTAATCAACCTGTAGCAGGAAACTATTATCCA CTAAATCTTGGAATCTATACTCTCGATAAGAAATCAGAGTTCTCAGTCCTGGTTGATCGTGCCACTGGAGGATCCAGCATTGAAGATGGTGAAGTAGAGCTGATGCTTCATAG GCGTACACTCTATGATGATTCCAGAGGGGTGGGTGAAGCGCTTGATGAAAGAGTGTGCGCCGGAGAAACTTGTGAAGGACTAACG GTTCGAGGAAACTATTATATGTGCGTAAACCAGGTAGGGGATGGTGCCCCCTGGCGCAGGACAACTGGCCAGGAAGTTTACTCACCACTTCTTCTAGCTTTCACTCATGAG AAATTGGAGGATTGGACTGCATCTCATTTGACAAAAGCATCTACCATGGATCTGAATTACAGCTTGCCTCTCAATGTTGCTTTGATTACTCTTCAG GAGTTGGATGACGGAAGTGTGCTCCTTCGTCTAGCACATCTATATGAG GCAGCTGAAGATCCTCAATATTCAACATTGGCCAAAGTTGAACTGAAGAAGATGTTTACCGGAAAAATG ATTAAGGAAGTGAAGGAAGTGAGCTTGTCAGCAAACCAAGAGAAGTcagagatgaagaagatgacatGGAAAGTTGAGGGTGACAAAGGCGACAAACCTACACCAATTAGAGGGGGCGCCGTCAGTAGTTCAACTCTTGTTGTTGAGCTTGGACCCATGGAGATACGCACTTTCTTGTTGAAATTTTAG
- the LOC117636157 gene encoding protein EARLY-RESPONSIVE TO DEHYDRATION 7, chloroplastic, translating to MANPNPSPKHPLYPEVMQSNPEAPSIPNPTSSSRNLYPSLDMKDLVDNLFPENSNINPTSHYEHWAQPSAPPSFQPSAPPSSQPSDRPSSQPSAPALATEEVLIKIPGAIVNLIDKHYSVELASGDFTIIRLVQGDDIVAVLARVGDEIQWPLAKEEASVKLDDSHYFFSLYAPPDSESESDSKSKTTTNDPDNFLNYGLTIASKGQGGLVKQLDEILKSYCSFSEQKVSDKAKKKGEALDDTMALETSPTELISDKKKELEERSAAYWTTLAPNVEDYNGRAAKLIAAGSGQLIKGILWCGDVTVERLKWGNEVMKKKMDPLSNKEVSPQTMRRIKRVKSVSKTTQKVAAGVLSGVLKVSGYFTSSVVNSKVGKKFFRLLPGEILLASLDGFCKVCDAVEVAGKNVMSTSSTVTTELVSHRYGEQAGKAANDGLDAAGHAIGTAWTVFKIRKALNPKSAFKSSTLAKTAAKSAAEEARTKKSK from the exons ATGGctaaccctaaccctagtCCCAAACATCCCCTGTACCCTGAGGTCATGCAGTCGAACCCAGAAGCCCCATCAATCCCTAACCCTACCTCCTCATCCCGAAATCTCTACCCTTCCCTCGACATGAAAGACCTCGTCGACAATCTTTTCCCTGAAAACTCTAACATTAACCCTACCTCCCATTACGAACACTGGGCTCAGCCCTCAGCTCCACCGTCATTTCAGCCCTCTGCTCCGCCCTCATCTCAGCCCTCGGATCGGCCGTCATCTCAGCCGTCCGCTCCGGCCTTGGCCACCGAAGAGGTCCTCATCAAAATCCCCGGGGCCATTGTCAACCTTATCGACAAGCACTACAGTGTCGAGCTCGCCTCCGGCGATTTCACGATCATACGCCTCGTCCAAGGCGACGACATCGTCGCCGTCCTCGCCCGAGTCGGAGACGAGATCCAATGGCCTCTGGCGAAGGAGGAAGCCTCCGTGAAGCTGGACGACTCGCATTATTTCTTCTCGCTCTACGCCCCGCCGGATTCCGAGTCCGAGTCGGACTCCAAATCCAAAACGACCACGAACGATCCGGACAATTTTTTGAACTACGGATTGACGATTGCGTCGAAAGGACAAGGGGGATTGGTGAAGCAATTGGATGAGATTTTGAAGAGTTACTGCAGTTTTTCGGAGCAGAAAGTTTCCGATAAGGCGAAGAAGAAGGGGGAGGCGTTGGACGATACAATGGCTCTGGAGACATCACCGACAGAGTTGATTTCGGATAAGAAGAAGGAGTTGGAGGAGAGGAGCGCTGCGTATTGGACCACATTGGCTCCGAATGTGGAGGACTACAATGGGAGGGCGGCTAAGTTGATTGCAGCCGGGTCGGGCCAGCTGATCAAGGGGATTTTGTGGTGTGGTGATGTGACAGTGGAGAGGTTGAAATGGGGAAATGAGgttatgaagaagaagatggacCCGCTTTCGAATAAGGAAGTCAGTCCCCAAACCATGAGGAGGATTAAAAG GGTTAAGAGTGTGAGCAAAACGACACAGAAAGTTGCAGCTGGTGTCCTTTCTGGGGTTTTGAAAGTTTCTGGATACTTCACAAGTTCGGTGGTAAATTCCAAAGTAGGAAAGAAATTCTTCCGTCTTCTGCCTGGGGAAATTTTGCTAGCATCATTGGATGGATTTT GCAAGGTGTGTGATGCAGTCGAAGTAGCTGGAAAAAATGTCATGTCAACGTCATCTACTGTAACAACCGAGCTCGTCTCCCACAG GTATGGTGAACAAGCTGGTAAGGCTGCGAACGACGGGCTTGATGCAGCTGGACATGCCATAGGAACTGCGTGGACTGTTTTTAAGATCCGCAAGGCACTCAACCCAAAAAGTGCTTTCAAATCCTCCACCCTAGCCAAGACTGCTGCTAAGTCAGCGGCTGAGGAAGCAAGGACTAAGAAATCCAAATAA